The genomic DNA AGCTTTTTAAACCACCCGTCAACTGTGTTAATGTGCTTGCCTATTTTTGCTGCAAAATCACTAATTTTAAAAAATTGCTCTTCCATAATCCTACGCCTCCTTATCATTTATAAATTCACGTACTAGATTGCTAGTTTTGTAGTCAATATGTGGAATTAAAAGAACTTGTAGAATACAAATTCTTTAATAGATGTTAACTATATAAAGACCACAATATACATATAGCTTACAAACGTAGTGTTAATCGAGTGTTTCAAATACAATTGTAATAAGCTAAAAACCCCATTCCAATATGGGTTTATCATTGTAAAAGAAATTTTATCAAATTAAGATAATCTCCATAAAAGGTGTTTTATGTTCCTGCAATCAGTTCAATATTTTATTACGTGTGAATTATAGACCTAGACATGTCTATTGAGATATTTCTAAGTATGATTTTTCGTGTAATTAAATCAATTAAGTGGGCTGTTAGTAATAAGAGACGGTGCAACATTTTAATAAGCAGTTCGAGTTTTGCATAAATGGTTAAAATTTGTTTTAAAAAAACAATAATCTGTATATATGGGATTTTCAGCAAGGCTTTCTACCTTCCATATAAAACGAAAAAGCCCCCTGATTTGAGGAGGCTAAATGAAAACTTTTTATACGTGTGTAGGTTCAGGTATTTGTACGTGAAGAGGTGGAGGAATTAACCACCCTTTTTCTTTATTTATCCGTAATAATCTTACTCCATATTGTGCTTTTGTGATATGGAATTGTCCAAACATTATACCAATGTCTTCTCTTATCGACTGACCCATAATTTGACTGCATGCAACTAGTCCAGCTGCTATATCTTTAGATACAGACGCAGCAATTTCAGGGTCACTAAATCTAGCCCCAACAGGAATACTTTCTAATGACGCTGATGGTCTTTCAGGTGGGGAAGGTGGTAGACCAATACCATTGACTTTTAACAAATTTTCAATCTGTTCTATTTCTTGCTTCATAGTTTGAATAGTATCCTCAAGAAACTTTTTAAGGTCAGTATCACCAGCATGGTTAATGAATGTTTGGTACCCAGCTAAATAACCTTTTGTACCAGCTAGATAACTCCAAACACCAAAAACTTCACCATAGTGCATCGGTTCATTTTGTGGATTATCACTTAAAATTCCCATAATTGTCCTCCCTAGTTGAAAAATTTTCATTGAGCGACCTTCCTTTCTCAATGTTTGGTCACATTTTTATAATCCCTAAAAAGAATGACGCTATTCGTCATTTATAATGATGGTTATTAAAGGAATATATAGTATTTTTACATGAGTGGTTTTATAACGAATAGTGTCAAATGAAGCTGGGGAGATTATTTATTAAGAAAGGAGGGAAATCATGAAGAAAAAATTATCCTCTATATTATGTACTTTGACTTTAACTATGGCTTTAGGCATACCTGCCCATGCTGAAGATAATAATAATATGAATAGAGCTAATAACAATAATGAAGTTACGACACGGAATGTAACTACAGCAACAGACACAAATGATAACGATACCAATTGGGAGTGGCTCGGTTTATTAGGGTTATTAGGTTTGTTTGGTCTTAGAAGAAGAGAAAGAGAAGCTCGGTAATACAAAATTTTACCAAGCAGGGATATCTCAACTTGACAACTCGCCCAATAAAAACTAATTACAGCAAGGAGCCACAAATAAGGTCACATAAGAAACGGATTCAATCCATATGTCGATCTGTAATTGCTCTTAAATGTTGTTAGTTTCATAAATTCCATTTTAGAAGCTAATCAAAAAATGTGAAAAAACGTTGATGAATTAATATATGTAATAGGAAGAAACACGTCAAAAAATATGCATCTGCCAACGAGCAGATGCTTTTTTGATAAAATGGAGAATACATTATAAGCTTTGCCAGTTTTAAAAGTTATGGCGTTGGATTTTGCAGTGAATGATGGAGTGTATACAAAAGATTGTTTCATTTCGTTAGAAAGCTAATTTTAGCATACATCTCCATAAAAAAAGGAACTTCTCTTTTTTTATCAAGTGACAAAAGTATAGAACTTCCACGAATGTCCTAGGGCTAGATATTTTGCCTAGTAATTTCATCAAATCCCAATTTTTTTTACATATTTATGTATTAAAAAGGAAACCATATATTTTGTAATCTAATACATATAAGGAGTGAAGAATATGCCACAAAGAATTCAACAAGCTGCACAACAGGCACAACAGGCACTTCAACAAATCCAACAAATTGCTCAACAATTACAACAAAATGAGCAACAAAATGCTCAACAGGCACAACAAGCTCAAGGACAAAATGAAACTCAAATGGGCATGCAATTACAGAACTTTGCACAAAGAGAACAAAATGCCGCTCAACAGTTGCAACAAATTCAACAACTTGCTCAACAATGTGCCCAACAATTACAGCAACAACAGACTTTCTAAAATCAGATATTAAAAATTTAAGAATGAACACATGTAACTAAAAGCTTTTTTGATAAGAAAATCTTAAGTAAGGAAACACCTCTATTCGATCATAGTGTTAATTATGATTGAAGGAGGTGTTTCTTTGTGAAATCATTTTTTACAATATATTTAATTTTTTAGCAAACATTTTTATTTTAATACAGTCATTTAGCTTTTATAAAGTGAATACCTTTCTTGAACACACTTATTTATAATTTTTAGCAGTATCAGTAACTTAATGATTTTTCTAGGAACTTATCTATACAAAAAAATTTGGTGCCCATGGGGGTTCACTTTATCCGTTTTTCCTTTATGCAGGATTTTATACATTGTTGATCAATCTACGTTTGAGCGCGCTTAGCGCCCTAGAGATGTAAAAAAGTGTGGTTTTATCTTAGACCATAGTTACTTTCCAAAATAGTCGAGAAAAGGAATTCTTTTCTTTTTGTTCCACTCTGGCAGTCAGTTCTTTTTTTGATTTTGTATCCACGATCTTTAGACTGTTCTTTATGTAGTCCTGTTTTGAGTACAGAAGCGCTTTCGGGTGACCATTATTCATGAGCCACATCATTGCTACTGGCAAACTATCCGACATCGAAGGTGTCTGCGGACAACTTAGCCCTTTGTTCTTTTTGTAAGATCTCAATATACATTAAGTCTACACTTTTATCTTTTATACATGTTTGGAAAAGGCAAACTGATCCTGATCTCCATAAACAGTTTTGGCATTTGCTAGGATGTATTCTTTGATGATTCCTATTTTGTAATTTCATTATTAGATATTCCT from Bacillus methanolicus MGA3 includes the following:
- a CDS encoding DUF3231 family protein, with the translated sequence MGILSDNPQNEPMHYGEVFGVWSYLAGTKGYLAGYQTFINHAGDTDLKKFLEDTIQTMKQEIEQIENLLKVNGIGLPPSPPERPSASLESIPVGARFSDPEIAASVSKDIAAGLVACSQIMGQSIREDIGIMFGQFHITKAQYGVRLLRINKEKGWLIPPPLHVQIPEPTHV
- a CDS encoding WGxxGxxG family protein; this encodes MKKKLSSILCTLTLTMALGIPAHAEDNNNMNRANNNNEVTTRNVTTATDTNDNDTNWEWLGLLGLLGLFGLRRREREAR